Proteins encoded together in one Scytonema millei VB511283 window:
- the ruvC gene encoding crossover junction endodeoxyribonuclease RuvC has product MEKRLEKRILGLDPGLAILGFGAICTPVGDPIATATSLKSAPIPTPAIATSVKLLDFGIIQTAAKNEIGSRLCTIYEDLHTILQEWQPDLVAIEKLFFYRMASTISVAQARGVLMLVLAQHNIPYIEFTPAQIKQALTGWGNADKRDVQLAVARELNLDYIPQPDDAADALAVALTAWFQV; this is encoded by the coding sequence CTGGAAAAACGCCTAGAAAAACGGATTCTGGGATTAGATCCCGGGCTAGCAATTTTAGGCTTCGGTGCTATTTGTACGCCAGTAGGAGATCCGATCGCAACAGCAACTTCATTAAAGTCTGCCCCAATTCCGACCCCAGCGATCGCCACTTCGGTCAAGTTGCTCGACTTTGGCATAATTCAAACTGCTGCTAAAAACGAGATCGGCAGCCGACTTTGTACGATTTATGAAGATTTACATACCATACTTCAAGAATGGCAACCGGACTTAGTGGCAATTGAAAAGCTGTTCTTTTACCGTATGGCTAGTACTATTTCCGTAGCTCAAGCACGGGGAGTTTTAATGCTTGTCCTAGCCCAGCACAACATCCCCTACATCGAGTTTACTCCCGCCCAAATTAAGCAAGCGCTGACGGGGTGGGGCAATGCCGATAAACGCGATGTCCAACTCGCAGTAGCCCGCGAATTAAATCTAGACTACATCCCTCAGCCAGACGACGCTGCCGATGCTTTAGCAGTAGCCTTAACTGCATGGTTTCAAGTGTAG
- the tsaE gene encoding tRNA (adenosine(37)-N6)-threonylcarbamoyltransferase complex ATPase subunit type 1 TsaE: MREPIVLPLTNAAATRSLGVNLGRCLPAGSTILLEGDLGSGKTTLVQGIGAGLGITEPIQSPTFTLISEYLEGRIPLYHFDLYRLEPTEITGLQPEIYWEGIEFAPGIVAIEWAEKLDYKPLDYLLIRLMHQGDRDRIAELTCIGNFQLDYAFIT; the protein is encoded by the coding sequence ATGAGAGAGCCAATTGTACTTCCGTTAACAAATGCAGCAGCAACGCGATCGCTTGGTGTGAATTTAGGGCGCTGTTTGCCTGCTGGTAGTACGATTTTGTTAGAAGGCGATCTCGGTAGTGGGAAAACAACTTTGGTGCAGGGGATTGGTGCGGGTTTGGGTATTACCGAGCCGATCCAGAGTCCTACTTTTACGTTAATTAGTGAGTATTTAGAAGGGCGTATCCCTCTATATCATTTCGATTTGTATCGTTTAGAACCAACAGAAATTACCGGATTACAACCAGAAATTTATTGGGAAGGAATAGAGTTTGCCCCTGGAATTGTTGCAATTGAATGGGCAGAAAAGTTAGATTACAAGCCTTTAGATTATCTCTTGATTCGACTGATGCATCAAGGCGATCGCGATCGCATAGCTGAACTTACATGCATTGGAAATTTTCAATTAGATTATGCCTTTATTACCTGA
- a CDS encoding aminotransferase class I/II-fold pyridoxal phosphate-dependent enzyme: MQVVKEYVQRLYDSGLAPDEFICHRRQGNLVEIEEGATGKRQNVLTFCTNDVLGLVQNEAVQQAAIDAILQYGTSNSGTSVLNGRIDLHRQLEAEISAFKHLPHTQLFLNAWMAMQALMDAFCHLAIPVPGFQNTRETLILTDVLNHGCIVSAVVNAGTRSGKVFSHSPRVRVKAYRHCDTEDLERKLYRYARPDDRIMVVSDAVFSMDGDIAPLPDMLDVLQNYEGSVLVMDEAHASGAIGATGRGIYEYFGITPQNAIARGIVPLIMTTFSKFAASAGAAISSPVAELIPLMNFSPTSIGTVSLPAPTAAAALESIRQVRQHPELVQQLQAKTKYLRSRLAKHDFEALGETNVVPVVLPTECNPKYFARQLMQEHGIWASAIWYIAKPRLRITVNALHTEEDMDRLVEGMVAIRDTIYKPMISA, translated from the coding sequence GTGCAAGTAGTCAAAGAGTACGTTCAGCGCTTATATGACAGCGGGCTAGCCCCCGACGAGTTCATTTGTCATCGCCGTCAGGGTAATTTAGTTGAAATCGAAGAAGGAGCAACGGGCAAGCGGCAAAATGTCTTGACATTCTGCACCAATGATGTATTAGGACTAGTACAGAATGAAGCCGTGCAGCAAGCGGCAATTGATGCGATTTTGCAGTACGGTACTTCTAATAGTGGAACTTCAGTTTTAAACGGTCGCATTGACTTACACCGTCAACTAGAAGCAGAGATTTCTGCTTTTAAGCATCTGCCCCACACCCAGCTATTTTTGAATGCTTGGATGGCAATGCAAGCCTTGATGGATGCTTTCTGTCATCTCGCCATTCCCGTACCAGGATTTCAAAATACGAGAGAGACTCTGATCCTAACTGACGTACTCAACCACGGCTGTATTGTCTCGGCTGTTGTCAATGCCGGAACTCGCTCTGGCAAAGTCTTCAGCCACAGCCCCCGCGTCCGCGTCAAAGCCTATCGTCACTGCGATACTGAAGACTTGGAGCGAAAACTATATCGCTATGCCCGTCCCGACGACAGAATTATGGTGGTTTCCGATGCTGTCTTCTCGATGGATGGTGACATCGCCCCTCTACCAGATATGCTTGACGTGTTGCAAAACTATGAAGGTAGCGTGCTGGTCATGGATGAGGCACACGCTAGCGGTGCGATTGGAGCCACGGGAAGGGGGATTTACGAATATTTTGGAATAACTCCTCAAAATGCGATCGCGCGGGGGATCGTGCCGTTGATTATGACCACATTTTCTAAGTTTGCGGCTTCGGCTGGGGCAGCAATTAGCAGTCCTGTGGCTGAATTGATCCCGTTGATGAATTTCTCTCCCACCTCCATCGGAACGGTTTCTTTACCTGCACCTACTGCTGCTGCTGCTTTGGAGAGCATTCGCCAAGTGCGCCAACATCCCGAACTGGTACAACAACTGCAAGCAAAAACCAAATATTTGCGATCGCGTTTGGCTAAGCATGATTTTGAAGCTTTGGGCGAAACCAACGTCGTCCCCGTCGTGTTACCGACTGAATGCAATCCGAAATACTTTGCCCGTCAATTAATGCAAGAACACGGCATCTGGGCATCGGCAATTTGGTATATTGCTAAGCCACGTTTGCGGATCACCGTGAATGCCTTGCACACCGAAGAGGATATGGATCGGTTAGTAGAAGGAATGGTAGCAATTCGGGATACGATCTACAAACCCATGATCAGCGCCTAG
- a CDS encoding NAD-dependent epimerase/dehydratase family protein, with product MAEEGQGRQGSRGAGEQGSRGATTVNRQPSTVNRQPSTTNYQLPTTFMKALVTGANGFTGSHLVRALTQRGDTVVGLVRKSSDLSRLADCPTELVYGDISDRSVLRTAMAGVDVVFHTAAYVELGIVDAAKMERVNVEGTHAVLDVAQELKVEKVVYCSTVGIYGDTQGKVIDETFNRTQTDFSSAYDVTKYKAQKLADQFAAQGLPIVSVMPSGIFGSDDPHFGPVLKQFLKGGLKVWAGGDRITGIVHVDDLVQAMLLAAEKGKTGEHFIISAGDLPTKEMFQIISQESGIPVPKEAPKSLVKLVSNILDPIGRLLKWQPPLSRERVHYVYDRCVRVDATKARKELGWQPRSVEEVLRQIVKELT from the coding sequence TTGGCTGAAGAAGGACAAGGGAGACAAGGGAGCAGGGGAGCAGGGGAGCAGGGGAGCAGAGGGGCAACAACTGTCAACCGTCAACCGTCAACCGTCAACCGTCAACCGTCAACCACCAACTACCAACTACCAACTACCTTCATGAAAGCACTAGTTACTGGAGCTAACGGTTTTACAGGTTCTCATTTAGTCCGTGCTTTAACCCAACGAGGAGATACTGTTGTTGGTTTGGTACGCAAGTCTAGCGACCTTTCCCGTCTAGCTGACTGCCCCACAGAGTTAGTTTACGGCGATATTAGCGATCGCTCTGTCCTCCGCACTGCTATGGCTGGTGTAGACGTGGTATTTCACACGGCGGCTTATGTGGAATTAGGCATAGTCGATGCAGCCAAGATGGAACGGGTCAATGTCGAAGGAACCCACGCCGTTTTAGATGTCGCCCAAGAATTAAAAGTAGAAAAAGTTGTTTATTGTAGCACTGTCGGAATTTACGGTGATACTCAAGGAAAAGTTATTGACGAAACTTTTAATCGCACTCAAACTGATTTTTCTTCTGCTTATGACGTGACTAAATACAAAGCACAAAAGTTAGCCGACCAATTCGCTGCCCAAGGTTTACCTATAGTTAGCGTCATGCCTTCGGGAATTTTTGGTTCTGACGATCCCCATTTTGGACCCGTACTGAAACAATTTCTCAAAGGCGGACTAAAAGTATGGGCTGGAGGCGATCGCATTACGGGGATCGTCCACGTTGATGACTTGGTACAAGCGATGCTTTTAGCTGCTGAAAAAGGCAAAACTGGCGAACATTTCATTATCTCTGCCGGAGATTTGCCCACGAAGGAAATGTTTCAAATTATCTCCCAAGAGTCAGGAATTCCCGTTCCCAAGGAAGCACCCAAATCTCTGGTAAAGCTTGTCAGTAATATTCTCGATCCAATCGGCAGATTGTTGAAATGGCAACCACCCCTCAGCCGCGAACGAGTTCATTACGTCTACGATCGCTGCGTGCGGGTTGACGCTACCAAGGCGAGAAAAGAGTTAGGCTGGCAACCGCGATCGGTGGAAGAGGTATTGCGTCAAATTGTGAAAGAATTAACCTAA
- a CDS encoding ABC transporter ATP-binding protein: MAFQSGQQQYPVLKGIDLEIRAGDIQLLMGPSGSGKTTLLSILAGLLTPTEGCVYLLGKEITRMSREKLAKFRLHNIGFIFQGFNLFPALTAAENVELVLNYKGLNGAIAQKQARTLLEQVGLGAQVNQKPSDLSGGQKQRVAIARALAGNPKLIMADEPTAALDSQSGHNVIQLLRNLAKEQGCTVLMVTHDPRIIDVADRVSYLEDGMLKQH, encoded by the coding sequence ATGGCATTTCAGTCAGGACAACAGCAGTATCCCGTGCTGAAGGGAATCGACCTTGAAATTCGAGCTGGTGATATTCAATTACTGATGGGACCATCCGGTTCGGGTAAGACAACCTTACTCTCAATTTTGGCAGGATTGCTTACGCCAACAGAAGGATGTGTTTACTTGCTTGGCAAAGAAATTACTAGAATGTCCCGTGAAAAGCTGGCAAAATTTAGATTACATAATATTGGTTTTATCTTCCAAGGTTTTAACTTATTTCCGGCGCTAACGGCAGCAGAAAATGTCGAGTTAGTGCTGAACTATAAGGGGCTTAATGGTGCGATCGCCCAAAAACAAGCGCGAACTTTGCTAGAACAAGTAGGATTGGGGGCGCAGGTGAACCAAAAACCCAGCGATCTATCCGGCGGACAAAAACAGCGAGTGGCGATCGCCCGTGCTTTGGCTGGTAATCCCAAATTGATTATGGCAGACGAACCAACGGCAGCTTTAGACTCTCAAAGCGGTCACAACGTGATTCAGTTACTTCGCAATTTGGCGAAAGAGCAAGGTTGCACTGTTTTAATGGTGACACACGACCCCAGGATTATTGACGTTGCCGATCGCGTCAGTTATTTAGAAGATGGGATGTTAAAGCAACATTAG
- a CDS encoding gluconeogenesis factor YvcK family protein: protein MPFNTPKRILKYFRQDSRAVTPYRVNQWFKWLSPGLSIKRWLLISASGVCFVGLGLAIWIKLTPIFYAIQLVEGFLNKVTTILPSYISGPLVLLLGFLLILWGQSRTVGSITEVFRTDGDEELIDLLLNYRRLNRGPKIVVVGGGTGLSTLLRGLKTYSANITAVVTVADDGGSSGRLRREIGVLPPGDIRSCLAALASEEKLLTELFQYRFKAGDGLVGHSFGNLFLTAMSDITGDLEQAIAASSNVLAVRGQVLPATLSDMRLWAELADGRRIEGESNITHAKGSIIRLGCTPTNPPALPKALQAIEEADFIVIGPGSLYTSIIPNLLVPEIAAAIAKRCQKGSPPIPCIYVCNIMTQPGETQGYSVADHIRAIDRACGRHLFSAVLVQKQSPSETSLIRYAQENSHPVFLDREEVAQLKRRIILANVMDEDEQGLVRHDPQRLAGVLFRWYSRASKMRG, encoded by the coding sequence ATGCCTTTTAATACTCCTAAACGAATTCTCAAGTATTTTCGGCAGGACTCCCGCGCTGTCACTCCCTATCGTGTCAACCAATGGTTTAAGTGGTTATCTCCTGGTTTATCAATCAAGCGCTGGTTATTAATTAGTGCTAGTGGAGTCTGTTTTGTTGGTTTAGGTTTGGCAATCTGGATTAAACTAACACCAATTTTTTATGCAATTCAATTAGTTGAAGGGTTCCTAAATAAGGTTACAACTATTTTACCTAGCTATATTAGCGGTCCTTTAGTTTTGTTATTGGGCTTTTTGTTAATTCTCTGGGGGCAATCTCGAACCGTAGGTTCAATTACTGAGGTATTCCGCACAGATGGCGATGAAGAACTAATCGATTTACTATTGAACTATCGCCGCTTAAACCGAGGACCAAAAATTGTGGTTGTGGGTGGTGGTACGGGACTATCAACGCTATTAAGGGGATTGAAAACATACAGTGCTAACATTACTGCTGTTGTCACTGTAGCGGATGATGGCGGTTCCTCTGGAAGGTTGCGTCGCGAAATCGGCGTTTTACCCCCAGGAGATATTCGTAGTTGCCTAGCCGCGCTAGCATCAGAAGAAAAATTATTGACAGAACTATTTCAGTATCGCTTCAAAGCTGGAGATGGATTAGTCGGACACAGTTTTGGCAATTTATTTTTGACCGCTATGAGCGATATTACTGGAGATTTGGAACAGGCGATCGCGGCAAGTTCCAACGTTCTTGCTGTCAGAGGTCAAGTGTTGCCAGCAACTCTCAGCGATATGCGTTTGTGGGCAGAATTAGCGGACGGTCGCCGGATAGAAGGGGAGTCTAATATCACTCATGCTAAGGGTAGTATTATCAGACTCGGTTGCACTCCTACCAATCCCCCAGCACTACCCAAAGCCTTGCAAGCGATCGAGGAAGCAGACTTTATTGTGATTGGTCCTGGCAGTCTTTACACGAGTATCATTCCCAATTTGTTAGTACCAGAAATCGCCGCTGCGATCGCCAAACGGTGTCAAAAGGGCAGTCCTCCGATTCCCTGTATCTACGTCTGCAATATCATGACTCAACCTGGTGAAACTCAAGGCTATTCTGTTGCAGATCACATTCGCGCGATCGATCGCGCTTGCGGGCGACATTTATTTAGTGCTGTACTGGTACAAAAGCAATCTCCTTCAGAAACTAGCTTAATCCGCTATGCTCAAGAAAATTCTCATCCTGTTTTTCTCGATCGCGAAGAAGTAGCACAATTAAAGCGACGCATTATCCTTGCTAACGTCATGGATGAAGACGAACAAGGTTTGGTACGCCACGATCCGCAGCGCTTGGCAGGAGTCCTATTTCGCTGGTACAGTCGGGCGAGTAAGATGAGAGGATGA
- a CDS encoding sensor domain-containing diguanylate cyclase, translated as MLNLLLAVLQLWGLETSLLKRLRVSKVKPMRLRQKILPIVGTTLVSLVTVLYTTSSTVLLGSFIQLEQQETRARVERVQKALDEEIFQVNLMATDWAEWDETYVFFDNSNQSYIDNTIDDRSLANIQLNLAAFVNSSGEVVYGKFSDPTCQKCLPVDGDLQQHLASKGLLRRGDRAIAGLILLQRTPILIAVRPIRKTDRRKSSQAALILGRYLNRDAIARIAERTHLDFALHAVNDDRLPADLQAARTALLQQQVLVRPLNEQTIAGYTLIEDIYGQPALIVSVKMPRNIYHQGQASIRYLFLCLLVVSLVVSASVLLLLDRLVFSRLSSLSSDVRSLSTGDTVSQNGSANKDELSSLADAINHMLQALADSQCQQRAREERYYKYSKILTELAKRQTAENSDLNARLREITAAAADTLEVEYASVWVYSPGGRKLQCAALYQCSTAGYTTGMEWQASDYPAYFKALRQERALATADVRTEPKTKKMAERFLAKLGIGAMVNAPIYLNGRIVGIVCHGHKKTSRHWLIEEQNFTASIANLVALALSAWERQRSQVALQSAYDEVENKIRERTGELAEVNQQLRAEILACHITEKKLIHQASHDPLTGLANRTLFMQRLDSALDRTQQEHSLLAVLFVDLDRFKSVNDTLGHAIGDRLLIAISHRLQACLRPDDLVARLGGDEFTILLENIKNTNDAVHVAERIQRELNLPFHFGGHTIDTSASIGIAFNLTGYERPEDLLHKADLTMYRAKTTGKGRYEICDRNPVEQSSRR; from the coding sequence GTGTTGAATTTACTTTTAGCCGTGCTGCAATTATGGGGTTTGGAAACTTCCTTATTAAAGCGTTTAAGGGTTAGCAAAGTCAAACCCATGAGACTACGCCAAAAAATACTGCCAATTGTCGGAACTACTCTAGTTAGCCTGGTTACAGTTCTTTACACCACCTCGTCTACCGTTTTACTTGGTAGCTTTATCCAGTTAGAGCAACAGGAGACTCGCGCTCGGGTTGAGCGAGTCCAAAAAGCTTTGGATGAAGAAATTTTTCAAGTCAATCTGATGGCTACAGATTGGGCTGAATGGGACGAAACTTACGTGTTCTTTGACAACTCGAATCAAAGCTATATTGACAATACTATAGACGATCGGAGTCTCGCTAACATCCAGCTAAACTTAGCAGCTTTTGTCAATTCATCGGGGGAAGTTGTTTACGGAAAATTTTCCGATCCAACTTGTCAAAAATGCTTACCCGTTGATGGCGATCTTCAGCAACATTTGGCTAGCAAGGGACTGTTGCGGCGGGGAGATCGTGCGATCGCCGGATTAATTCTGCTCCAACGTACCCCAATATTAATTGCTGTCAGACCGATTCGTAAAACAGATCGGCGCAAATCGAGTCAAGCAGCCTTAATTCTCGGTCGCTATCTCAACCGCGATGCGATCGCCCGCATAGCCGAACGCACTCATCTCGATTTTGCTCTACACGCAGTTAATGACGATCGCCTACCTGCCGATCTCCAAGCAGCAAGAACTGCTTTATTGCAGCAGCAAGTTTTGGTGCGTCCTCTCAACGAACAAACTATTGCCGGATACACTCTGATTGAAGATATTTACGGGCAACCTGCTCTCATTGTGAGCGTTAAAATGCCCAGAAATATCTACCATCAAGGACAAGCTAGCATTCGCTACTTATTTTTATGCCTACTGGTCGTTAGTTTAGTTGTAAGCGCGAGCGTACTGCTGCTACTCGATCGATTAGTTTTTTCAAGGCTTTCTAGCCTCAGCAGCGATGTTCGCAGCCTCAGCACGGGAGATACCGTTTCCCAAAACGGATCGGCAAATAAAGATGAGTTATCGAGCCTAGCAGATGCAATCAACCATATGCTGCAAGCCTTAGCAGATTCTCAATGCCAGCAGCGAGCGAGGGAAGAACGCTATTACAAATACAGCAAAATTTTAACCGAGTTAGCCAAGCGACAAACGGCAGAAAATAGCGACCTCAACGCTCGTTTACGTGAAATTACGGCAGCAGCAGCCGATACTCTAGAGGTGGAATATGCCAGCGTGTGGGTGTACAGTCCTGGGGGCAGAAAATTGCAGTGTGCGGCTCTATATCAGTGCAGTACTGCTGGGTATACAACAGGGATGGAGTGGCAAGCGTCAGATTATCCTGCATACTTTAAAGCCTTGCGTCAAGAACGGGCATTAGCAACAGCAGATGTACGCACTGAACCCAAAACCAAAAAAATGGCAGAGCGATTTTTGGCAAAACTTGGAATTGGCGCAATGGTCAACGCACCAATTTACCTCAATGGTAGGATTGTGGGTATTGTCTGCCACGGACACAAGAAAACATCACGCCATTGGTTAATTGAAGAACAAAACTTTACAGCTTCGATCGCGAATTTAGTTGCTTTAGCATTATCAGCTTGGGAACGACAGCGATCGCAAGTTGCCTTACAGTCAGCCTACGACGAAGTAGAAAATAAAATTCGCGAACGGACTGGAGAATTAGCAGAAGTCAATCAGCAACTTCGCGCCGAAATTCTCGCATGTCACATCACCGAGAAAAAGTTGATTCATCAAGCTTCGCACGATCCTTTAACTGGGTTGGCTAACCGTACTTTATTCATGCAACGTTTAGATAGCGCGCTCGATCGCACTCAACAAGAACACTCTTTATTAGCTGTTTTATTTGTTGATTTGGATCGGTTTAAATCAGTTAACGATACTCTCGGACATGCAATTGGCGATCGCTTATTAATCGCAATTTCACATCGTCTACAAGCTTGTCTGCGCCCAGACGACTTAGTAGCCAGGTTAGGAGGAGACGAATTTACTATCTTACTAGAAAATATTAAAAATACGAATGATGCCGTACATGTTGCCGAGCGCATTCAACGAGAATTAAATTTACCTTTTCACTTCGGCGGACATACGATCGACACTAGCGCTAGTATTGGTATTGCCTTTAATCTTACAGGTTACGAACGACCAGAAGATTTGTTACACAAGGCTGACCTCACTATGTATCGGGCAAAAACTACTGGTAAAGGACGTTATGAAATTTGCGATCGCAATCCGGTCGAGCAGTCGTCGCGGCGATAA
- a CDS encoding LysE family transporter: MPLLPELIAVAILQFLVIIVPGADFVVICRNSLVYSRRTGIYSALGLTLGILVHASYSLIGIGFIISRSIVLFALIKYLGAAYLIYLGYKSLIAKPRRQLEEQARRSQASQDLSKLAAVRMGFINNILNPKVTLFFLSLFTQVINPLTPIPIQIWYGLQMGMMTFAWYTLVAVVMSHPILKGKLFSVTHYLEKAMGAVLILLGIRVALSGVEK; encoded by the coding sequence ATGCCTTTATTACCTGAACTAATTGCCGTAGCTATCTTACAATTTCTAGTGATTATTGTACCTGGAGCAGATTTTGTGGTGATTTGTCGTAACAGTTTAGTTTATTCGCGGCGAACGGGAATTTATTCTGCTCTGGGTTTAACTTTGGGAATTTTGGTTCATGCTAGTTATTCTTTAATTGGGATTGGTTTTATTATCTCGCGATCGATTGTTTTATTTGCTTTAATTAAGTATTTAGGTGCGGCTTATTTAATTTACCTTGGTTATAAGTCACTCATAGCGAAACCAAGACGGCAACTAGAAGAGCAAGCTAGACGCTCGCAGGCTAGTCAAGATCTTAGTAAACTAGCAGCCGTCAGAATGGGTTTTATTAACAATATTCTCAATCCCAAAGTGACTTTATTCTTTTTAAGCTTATTTACTCAAGTCATTAATCCGCTTACACCCATACCGATTCAAATTTGGTACGGTTTGCAGATGGGAATGATGACTTTTGCTTGGTATACATTAGTGGCAGTCGTTATGTCTCACCCCATACTTAAAGGAAAATTGTTTTCCGTGACTCATTATTTAGAAAAGGCAATGGGAGCAGTTTTAATTCTTCTGGGAATAAGAGTTGCTTTATCGGGAGTAGAAAAATAA
- a CDS encoding FtsX-like permease family protein: MVSLARKNLLEDIPRFLVAQAGIMFAVSLVTIQTGIFNGFTRSAAQLIYNANADIWVTSDTLVQPELSLPLPATTLDQAQGVAGVARAEALIFKSAVWRHSSSDINLVRVIGFDPQGQLFNPDNLIQGSRQALQQPYTAIADTSTLRSLNVSKVGDLAELGSLPVRLVGLTQGNRSITSNPFVFTSLENANAYATGGQNARLSCKLQTGSEDIQCTSIPTNQKQSPQAKPRQLAASDTISFILIRAQSGQDLQQLKQRLEAAIPNTTAYTQAELIKKTQQFWQRRTGVGFILGLGATVGIIVGGIIVGQILYSSVSDHLREFGTLKAMGASDWTIYGVIIEQSLWMAVLGYIPGIVLCFGVGAWTFATQGITILITPATAIAVFGITVAICVGSAIFAIQKVTRVDPAIVFKA, translated from the coding sequence ATGGTTTCACTCGCTCGTAAAAACCTGCTGGAAGATATTCCTCGCTTTTTGGTAGCGCAAGCAGGAATTATGTTCGCCGTGAGCCTGGTAACAATTCAAACAGGGATATTCAATGGATTTACGCGATCGGCGGCACAGTTAATATATAATGCCAATGCTGATATTTGGGTAACTTCTGATACATTAGTTCAGCCAGAACTCAGCTTGCCGCTACCAGCAACAACATTAGACCAAGCTCAGGGAGTAGCAGGAGTAGCACGCGCTGAAGCACTGATTTTTAAGAGTGCTGTTTGGCGACATTCCAGCAGCGATATCAATTTGGTACGGGTGATTGGTTTCGATCCGCAAGGACAACTATTTAACCCCGACAATTTGATTCAGGGTAGTAGGCAAGCTTTGCAACAACCTTACACCGCGATCGCCGACACTAGCACGTTGCGATCGCTAAACGTGAGCAAAGTTGGCGATCTGGCAGAACTCGGTTCTCTACCAGTACGTTTGGTAGGCTTAACTCAAGGCAACCGCTCAATTACTTCCAATCCATTTGTTTTCACGTCTTTAGAGAATGCCAATGCTTATGCAACTGGCGGTCAGAACGCTAGGTTGTCCTGTAAGTTGCAGACTGGTTCGGAAGACATTCAGTGTACGAGTATACCGACAAATCAGAAGCAGAGTCCTCAAGCGAAACCGCGCCAGCTAGCAGCTTCAGACACGATTTCTTTTATTTTAATTCGCGCTCAATCTGGGCAAGACCTGCAACAGCTCAAGCAGAGATTAGAAGCAGCTATACCCAATACCACTGCATATACTCAAGCTGAGTTGATTAAGAAAACACAGCAGTTTTGGCAGCGACGAACGGGGGTTGGTTTTATTTTGGGGTTGGGTGCAACCGTAGGCATTATCGTAGGGGGCATTATTGTAGGTCAAATTCTCTATTCTTCCGTATCTGACCATTTGCGGGAGTTTGGCACGCTTAAAGCAATGGGGGCATCCGATTGGACTATCTATGGCGTAATTATCGAACAATCACTTTGGATGGCAGTTTTAGGGTATATCCCTGGTATAGTTCTTTGCTTTGGAGTTGGTGCATGGACTTTTGCAACGCAAGGTATAACGATCTTGATTACCCCTGCTACGGCAATCGCCGTGTTTGGCATTACGGTAGCAATTTGTGTCGGTTCGGCAATCTTTGCCATTCAAAAGGTAACGCGGGTCGATCCGGCAATCGTCTTCAAGGCATAA